A region of the Candidatus Hinthialibacter antarcticus genome:
ATTAATGACTCAAAAGTGCGTTTTGAACCCTTTATAGGGGTTGGCCCGAGAAAATTTTTCGATTTGTTCTCTATGAATTTAAGTTCTGGTTTCCCATTGACGAGAAAAGATGATGCTGGCAAAGTAATTAAATGGGACGCTGAGAAGAGCAAGTTAAGGGTTCAGATGATTCCGTCTTCATATATAGGAATTGAGAAAAATGCTGCTCATAAATTTAATGTCATATTGAAAGAATCAGGTTTAAGGGAGGCGAAAAATGGAAAATGATAAGGGCGATATTAAAGAAATACGCACGAAATTCTATGAGAATCTTGACAAAGCGACTGATGCCGTAAGCCAGTGGCCTAAGTGGAAGCAAGATGTTCTTGGTCCAAGTGGATTAAACTCTAATATCTCATATAATACAAAAAAAGAAAAAGCATAGTTTCCCCTCAGTTCACTCCGCCTTCAAGCGATTGCGTTTAATGATGTCTTGGGTCAAGACGGTGGGGCGCACCCAGTTCTGTTCGCGGAAGGTTTTTGTCCCGTCGACCACGTCGATCAGAATGCGCACCAACTCCGCCCCCCAGGCTTCATAGTCGCGCCCGATCAACGCATGGATTTTTTGCTCCTGCAAAAACGGCAGCGTCTCCCGCGACAACCCCAATGAAACCACCTTGGCGCCCTGCAATTGCCCAAACGGCGGCTCCGGCGCCATCAGCGGCCACGGCCCCAACCACAACCAGCCGCTTAAACCCGGCGTGGATTGCTGCGCCTCGCGCATCTGTTGCCAGGCGCGTTGCGGGTCGCCCTCGCAGTAGATAATGGTTGCCAGGCGAAGCGCATTGTCTTCGGCTTCGAGGCGTTTGTTGGCGCCGTCGATCATCTCGGCGGTTTCGGCGCTGGAGGGTGAATCCGCCAAAATACCGATTGAGCCGGCGCCGTTGAGTTCTTTCTCTAAGACGCGCGTCGCCAGCCCGCCCAGATGCAAGGCCCGGATTCCAAAAAAGGAACTGCGCTTTGAGTCGGGCGAATCATGTTGAAAGGTAATCACCGATGCGCCGCCTTCAACGACTTCGTCAATCGCTTGCTTGACCGCGTCGTCTTGCAGGCAGGAAATCGCCGCGCCCTGGACGCCCTGCGACTTGAGAGCGCGGATCGCCGCCGCCTGTTCTTCTGGATTGGCGGGGACGGGCTGCCAACGAAGGTCGATTTGTACGCGGGTTTTTAACAGATGCTCAATCTCTCTTTGGGCGCCGCGCTGGATCGCCTGCGTCGAAATGTCGTCGCTGGACGGACAAATAGACAATGTATATGTGCGCATGGGGGCTGGGGCTTTGGGCGCCGGTTTTTGTTCGCTGCAGCCAATGAATAGCCCGATGAAGGCCAAAAAGAGAGAAAAACGGGGAAGAACGGTCATTGATCTAGAATCTCCTGTTGAGCGGCGGCTGGTTTGTGGTTACCGTTTAACGAAAGCGTAAGTCGGTTTAACTGAAAAATCGAGGCAAAGAGGCTCAGTATAATTGACATAGTACGGTTTGGTTGGTATGTTGAATCCCCATTGCTATTGCAATTACGGGCGAACCGGTTTTCTCAAAGACTCTAGGTTTCGAATATACTCTGGTTGGAGGATGTAAACGGTGGATATCCTTCGTAACGAACGTTCAGGTCAAGGCGCGCCCACGGGCGGCCCCAACTCTTCATCCCGCTGGGACGAACGTCCCTATACAACCCTTGGCAAAGATACGGAATTTGAAGGTACGCTGAAGTTTAAAGACGGTCTTCGTATTGAAGGCAAATTTAACGGCGATATCTCAACAGACGGCTATCTGATTATTGGCGATACCGGACAAGTGACGGGTGAAATTTCTGTCGGCAGCATTATTGTCGAAGGCAAAATCACCGGAAACATCCAAGCCAAAGATTTGGTCGAACTTCGCAGCTCGGCTGAAATGCGCGGTGATATCACTGCCGCCAAGTTGAAAATCGAAGAAGGCGTGGTCTTCATCGGTAAGTCGGACGTGCAGCCCCGCGACGGAAACAAAGGCCAGCAAAGCCGTCCGCCGCAAAAACAAGAAGACGATAACAAGAAAGATAAGGCGCAGGCCCAAGGCGGCAAATAGCCTCTGCGTACCACATAAAAGACGATGCAACACCCATCATCACGATGGGTGTTGCTGTTTAAACTGACGATGAATCTTCCCCGCCGAATTTCCATTGCACGAACGCCGACTCCGCTGGAGCGCCTCGATCGTCTTAGCGAAGAGTGGGGCGTTGACCTTTATGTCAAGCGTGACGACCTGACGGGTTCTGCGCTGTCTGGCAATAAAATCCGTAAACTCGAGTATCTTTTTGCTGAGGCAATCGACCAGGAGTGCGATACGGTCATTACCTGTGGGGCGGTGACCTCCAACCATGCCCGCGCCACCGCCATCGCTGCGCGAAAATTTGGGTTGGATTGCCATCTCATCCTGGCGGGAGACGCGCCCGATGCGGCGTCGGGCAACCTGCAACTCAATCTGCTGGCGGGCGCGACGGTGCAATATATCACACGAGAAGAATACTCGGCGCGAGTGGAAGATATCCTCGAAGAAACCAAGGCCTCTTTTAATCAACAAGGGAAAAAGGCGTACGCGATCCCGACAGGCGGTTCGAACTCAACCGGATTGTTTGGCTATGTGACTGCGGCGCAAGAAATCGGCGAGCAATGCAAGCAGATCGGCTTGACGCCTGAAGTGATTTGCTGTGCGGTGGGATCATGCGGCACCTACGCCGGGCTGGTTCTCGGCGCAGCGCTGTATCAACTGCCTGCGGAAATTCACGGGGTGTTGGTTTGCGGGACGGTTGAAGGCTTTGGCGAAAAAGCCGCGCACGATGTTGACGAGGCGATCAAGCGGTTTGGCTTGACGCCTTCTGTGAATCCAGACAGAAGCCGCCTGATTGACGGCTATATTGCGGGCGGATATGCGCAGACGAATTCCGAACAGTTACGCTTTCTGCGGCATGTTGCTCAACAGGAGGGCCTGATTCTCGACCCGGTTTATACCAACAAAGCCTTTTTTGGGTTGCATGGCGAGATTCAGGCGGGGCGCATCGCCCAGGGCGCTCGGGTGGTGTTTGTCCACACCGGTGGAATTTTCGGCCTGTCGGCGTTCTCGCAGCAAATGACGGAAGAATGGGGTTCGGTCGCGAACTGGCCCGACGGTCTAATGTAGTTACCACTATCGACAGTTCTTTGCTCATTCTTCTTTGCAATCTCTCCCCTGTGTTCCAACAGGCAAAACAAACGTATCTATTGACAAAAAGGAAGGGTGAACGTAAGGTTCCACATCTTAAGCGCCGTTTTGCTTTAATTGATTAGGAGCGGCAAAAAAACAAGTCGAGTTAAAACAAATCGTTATGGTCGCGAAACCTTCAAAACCCAGCAGATCAACCCAAAAGAAGACTGCCAAGAAGAGCGCAGCGGCAGCATCAAAGCCGAAGACTGCAACAAAAAAGGCGACCGCCAAAAAGGCGACCTCTGTCAAAAAGAAAACCACGACCCAAAAAGCCGTGAAGCCGACTGTCAAATCAACTCGGAAATCTGCACCAAAAGCAACGGCCAAACCCGCGAAGAAGAAAGCCACTGTGAAAAAGAAACCTGTTTTGAGCAAAAAGAAATCCGCCCGTTTGACGGACTTGCATGATAAATTGATCCAAGAGCGCGGAAAGCTGCTCGCTACGCTTGATAGTGGAAGCGCCCGCTTGGGCGAAATGAGCGGTCACGGCGATTTGGTCGATCAAAGCAACGATTATCGCGAACGCGAAATGATGATGGGCATGGCAGAACACGACCGCGAGCGCCTGGTCGCGATTAATGAGGCGCTGGCGTTGGTTGATGAGGGCGCCTATGGCATCTGCGTCATGTGTGAGGATGAGATTCCCGAAGCGCGGTTGATGGCGGTTCCGGCTGCGAAATACTGTGTAGGGTGCCAGTCGAAAGTTGAAACCGGCGGCGGGCTGTAGAACGCAGCGGCAAAAATTGCGAAACAAAATGAGAGCGGGACCCACAGAGTGTGAGTCCCGTTTTTTTTGTGCTGTTTTGTGATCCCCCTGGCGTTTGGAGCGCCACCCCCCTTAAAAAGTGGGGCGAAATGCCCTGGTTTTCAA
Encoded here:
- a CDS encoding polymer-forming cytoskeletal protein, which gives rise to MDILRNERSGQGAPTGGPNSSSRWDERPYTTLGKDTEFEGTLKFKDGLRIEGKFNGDISTDGYLIIGDTGQVTGEISVGSIIVEGKITGNIQAKDLVELRSSAEMRGDITAAKLKIEEGVVFIGKSDVQPRDGNKGQQSRPPQKQEDDNKKDKAQAQGGK
- a CDS encoding D-cysteine desulfhydrase family protein gives rise to the protein MQHPSSRWVLLFKLTMNLPRRISIARTPTPLERLDRLSEEWGVDLYVKRDDLTGSALSGNKIRKLEYLFAEAIDQECDTVITCGAVTSNHARATAIAARKFGLDCHLILAGDAPDAASGNLQLNLLAGATVQYITREEYSARVEDILEETKASFNQQGKKAYAIPTGGSNSTGLFGYVTAAQEIGEQCKQIGLTPEVICCAVGSCGTYAGLVLGAALYQLPAEIHGVLVCGTVEGFGEKAAHDVDEAIKRFGLTPSVNPDRSRLIDGYIAGGYAQTNSEQLRFLRHVAQQEGLILDPVYTNKAFFGLHGEIQAGRIAQGARVVFVHTGGIFGLSAFSQQMTEEWGSVANWPDGLM
- a CDS encoding substrate-binding domain-containing protein, whose amino-acid sequence is MTVLPRFSLFLAFIGLFIGCSEQKPAPKAPAPMRTYTLSICPSSDDISTQAIQRGAQREIEHLLKTRVQIDLRWQPVPANPEEQAAAIRALKSQGVQGAAISCLQDDAVKQAIDEVVEGGASVITFQHDSPDSKRSSFFGIRALHLGGLATRVLEKELNGAGSIGILADSPSSAETAEMIDGANKRLEAEDNALRLATIIYCEGDPQRAWQQMREAQQSTPGLSGWLWLGPWPLMAPEPPFGQLQGAKVVSLGLSRETLPFLQEQKIHALIGRDYEAWGAELVRILIDVVDGTKTFREQNWVRPTVLTQDIIKRNRLKAE
- a CDS encoding TraR/DksA family transcriptional regulator — encoded protein: MKKKPVLSKKKSARLTDLHDKLIQERGKLLATLDSGSARLGEMSGHGDLVDQSNDYREREMMMGMAEHDRERLVAINEALALVDEGAYGICVMCEDEIPEARLMAVPAAKYCVGCQSKVETGGGL